One part of the Parabacteroides distasonis ATCC 8503 genome encodes these proteins:
- a CDS encoding lipopolysaccharide biosynthesis protein has translation MHSISENNKRIAKNTLFLYVRMLLIMGVTLYTSRVVLQMLGVEDYGIYNVVGGIVVLFTFVNNAMVTSTQRFLNYELGRGDLVTTQHVFSASVTIHLGIALLTFVLAETAGLWFLERYIQYPADRGWAVTLTYQFTILGTCVNIMRAPYNAAIIAHERMSFYAYISVIEAVFRLLIVYLLTWTAWDRLIFYGFLMFVVLALVLACYYLYCRRSFAVCHYHFFWDKGLFCELLGFSGWSLFGGIANMGASQGLNILLNLFFGVTVNAAMGIANQVQTAVYSFVSNFQTAFNPQIVKSYVSGDRCYFIDLIMRTSKYSYFLLFAISLPLYICCEEVLSLWLGEVPAHTVSFCRLMILLSLLDALQGPLWVSVQATGKIRDYQILMSVMILANLPVSYLFLRIGYVPEVVLEIRCILSILILWVRLWYLKRLYAFSIKRYLREVLGRVIVVTAFVFPIVYLPLEMIGDEEKIIFLGILSLVLNFLVMYCFGLDRREREILIVQLRKICGIYK, from the coding sequence ATGCATTCAATATCCGAGAATAATAAGCGGATAGCGAAGAACACGCTGTTCCTCTATGTACGTATGCTCTTGATCATGGGGGTGACGCTATACACCAGCCGAGTTGTATTACAGATGCTGGGGGTAGAGGACTACGGGATTTATAACGTGGTGGGAGGAATAGTTGTACTCTTTACGTTTGTCAATAACGCCATGGTCACCTCCACGCAACGGTTCTTGAATTATGAGTTGGGACGTGGGGATTTGGTGACAACCCAACACGTGTTCTCTGCCAGTGTCACGATCCATCTAGGAATAGCGTTGCTGACGTTCGTACTTGCGGAGACTGCTGGGTTGTGGTTTTTGGAACGCTACATCCAATATCCTGCGGATAGGGGATGGGCGGTGACACTTACATATCAATTTACGATATTGGGCACTTGTGTTAATATCATGCGTGCTCCTTATAACGCAGCCATTATCGCACATGAGCGGATGTCATTCTATGCTTATATCAGTGTGATTGAGGCCGTGTTTCGTTTGTTGATTGTGTATTTGTTGACTTGGACCGCATGGGATCGTTTGATCTTTTATGGGTTCTTGATGTTTGTCGTACTGGCTTTGGTGTTGGCTTGTTATTATTTGTATTGCAGGCGATCGTTTGCAGTATGTCATTATCATTTCTTTTGGGATAAAGGGTTGTTCTGCGAGTTGCTAGGTTTCTCTGGCTGGAGTCTGTTTGGAGGAATAGCCAATATGGGAGCCTCGCAAGGATTGAACATCTTGTTGAATCTTTTTTTCGGCGTGACGGTGAACGCTGCTATGGGTATCGCCAATCAGGTACAAACGGCGGTCTATAGTTTTGTGAGTAATTTCCAGACAGCATTCAATCCTCAGATCGTGAAATCCTATGTGTCAGGCGATCGTTGTTATTTCATCGACTTGATCATGCGTACCTCGAAATACTCTTATTTCCTGTTGTTCGCTATCTCTTTGCCTCTGTATATCTGTTGTGAGGAAGTGTTGTCGCTGTGGTTGGGGGAGGTACCTGCGCATACGGTGTCGTTTTGTCGCTTGATGATATTGCTCTCTTTGCTGGACGCTTTGCAAGGTCCACTTTGGGTATCGGTACAGGCCACGGGAAAGATCCGTGATTATCAGATACTGATGAGTGTGATGATCCTGGCCAACCTGCCAGTCAGTTATTTGTTTTTGAGGATAGGGTATGTACCAGAGGTGGTACTGGAGATTCGTTGTATTTTGAGTATTTTGATACTTTGGGTGCGCTTGTGGTATTTGAAGCGGCTTTATGCTTTTTCTATTAAAAGATATTTGCGAGAGGTGTTAGGGAGAGTGATCGTGGTGACTGCGTTTGTCTTCCCTATTGTTTATTTACCATTGGAAATGATTGGTGATGAAGAGAAAATTATTTTTTTAGGAATACTCTCGTTGGTATTGAATTTTTTAGTTATGTATTGTTTCGGTTTAGATAGAAGAGAACGGGAAATTTTGATTGTTCAACTTAGGAAAATTTGTGGGATATATAAGTGA
- a CDS encoding ABC transporter permease has product MSKIGLIIKREYLRRVSKKSFILLTFLTPFLFAALAFVPLWLSSIKGDEVHTVAILDATGKYAPLFEDTESYRFINGDKDMDKYRQMSEKEIFAFLNISDDLQKNPKNATLYSKKQIPADLSRLVNMTLKKQIESDKLATFNIPNLQEIIKESKVDFNIQTIKWGDDGSEKQSSSVVASITGVIFTMLIYMFILIYGGMVMQGVMEEKTNRIIEIMISSVKPFDLMMGKIIGIGFVGLTQVFLWAVMTFILITGGTFFLGGGMESEILQSSMALNTTPNMTVIAAQQPANEWIEMLHTINFTEIGILFIAYFIGGYLLYSSLFAAIGSAVDGQEDTQQFMLPVTLLLVFALYAGIYSMENPDGPLAFWCSMIPFTSPIVMMVRVPFEVPLWEILLSIGFLYISSIGFTWFSAKIYRVGILMYGKKPSIKEMSKWLRYK; this is encoded by the coding sequence ATGAGCAAAATTGGATTAATCATCAAACGGGAATATCTCCGGAGAGTAAGTAAAAAGTCATTTATCCTGCTCACGTTCCTCACACCGTTTCTATTCGCTGCACTTGCGTTCGTCCCCCTATGGCTCTCTTCCATCAAGGGAGATGAGGTTCATACAGTCGCCATACTCGACGCCACCGGCAAATACGCCCCGTTGTTCGAGGATACGGAAAGCTATCGTTTTATCAACGGCGACAAAGATATGGATAAGTACAGGCAAATGTCGGAAAAGGAGATATTCGCATTTCTCAACATCTCCGACGACTTGCAGAAAAATCCGAAAAACGCAACCCTCTATTCCAAGAAACAAATCCCGGCGGATTTGAGCCGACTCGTCAATATGACATTAAAGAAGCAGATAGAGAGTGACAAACTGGCAACATTCAATATCCCCAATCTACAAGAGATCATAAAAGAAAGTAAAGTAGATTTCAACATACAAACGATCAAATGGGGGGATGACGGAAGCGAAAAGCAATCCTCGTCCGTAGTGGCATCCATAACCGGAGTAATTTTCACCATGCTTATCTATATGTTCATCCTAATCTATGGAGGAATGGTCATGCAAGGGGTTATGGAAGAAAAGACGAACCGGATCATCGAGATTATGATCTCGTCCGTCAAACCTTTCGACTTAATGATGGGTAAAATTATAGGAATCGGTTTTGTCGGGCTTACGCAAGTATTCCTTTGGGCGGTTATGACCTTTATTCTCATCACCGGGGGAACTTTCTTTTTGGGAGGAGGTATGGAAAGCGAGATCTTGCAATCAAGCATGGCACTTAACACAACCCCTAACATGACGGTTATCGCAGCCCAGCAGCCGGCAAATGAATGGATAGAGATGCTTCATACGATTAACTTCACCGAGATAGGCATCTTGTTTATCGCTTATTTCATAGGCGGCTACTTATTATATTCTTCTTTATTCGCCGCTATCGGATCAGCTGTAGACGGCCAAGAAGACACGCAACAATTCATGCTACCAGTCACGCTTCTTTTGGTTTTCGCCCTCTATGCGGGGATCTATAGCATGGAAAACCCTGACGGACCATTAGCTTTCTGGTGCTCCATGATCCCCTTCACTTCTCCGATCGTCATGATGGTCCGGGTGCCATTCGAGGTGCCTTTGTGGGAAATACTACTTTCCATTGGATTTTTGTATATATCATCCATCGGTTTTACTTGGTTTTCCGCCAAAATATACCGTGTAGGCATTCTCATGTATGGTAAGAAACCTAGTATAAAGGAGATGTCCAAATGGCTTCGTTACAAATAA
- a CDS encoding glycosyltransferase family 2 protein, which translates to MLISVVLPAYNVQDTIGESIDSILSQTFTDFELIIINDGSQDNTEEVIHAYSDKRIRYYRNEKNEGLIYTLNRGLDLAQGKYIARMDADDVSLPTRFEKQVKVMEESPNIVVCGTQIILFGVDTAKRFTLFLPEESEDLKNLLFIQTCFAHPTVMVRRQVLIDNEVRYDADYPHAEDYKMWIDLSLLGEFYNIQEPLLRYRLSDGQVSHKFSDVQKRTASACRRFLISARFKDEKLDRQIENSIDISTICYIKKKEYPRELLEVLYSSLRKYNFKCLCYLFVSGDIFRFEIVVALALLKRFIIKKDRLL; encoded by the coding sequence ATGTTGATTAGTGTAGTATTGCCGGCTTATAATGTTCAAGATACGATAGGGGAATCTATCGATAGTATTTTAAGCCAAACATTTACGGACTTTGAGTTGATCATTATCAATGACGGATCGCAGGATAATACAGAAGAGGTGATTCATGCTTATTCGGATAAGAGAATTCGTTATTATCGGAATGAAAAAAATGAGGGTTTGATCTATACATTGAATAGAGGATTGGACTTGGCTCAAGGGAAATATATAGCACGGATGGATGCTGATGATGTTTCTCTTCCAACACGTTTTGAAAAGCAAGTCAAGGTGATGGAGGAAAGTCCAAATATCGTAGTTTGTGGAACGCAAATCATTCTTTTTGGAGTAGATACGGCTAAGAGATTCACTCTGTTTTTGCCAGAAGAATCGGAAGATCTGAAAAATCTATTGTTTATTCAGACTTGTTTTGCTCATCCAACGGTAATGGTTCGTCGGCAAGTGCTCATTGATAACGAGGTGAGGTATGATGCTGATTATCCTCATGCGGAGGATTATAAGATGTGGATTGATTTATCTTTGTTGGGTGAGTTTTATAATATACAGGAACCGTTGTTGAGATATAGATTGTCGGATGGGCAAGTAAGTCATAAATTTAGTGATGTCCAGAAACGGACTGCATCTGCTTGTCGTAGGTTTTTAATTTCTGCACGGTTTAAGGATGAAAAGTTGGATCGTCAAATCGAAAATAGTATAGATATAAGTACAATTTGTTATATAAAAAAGAAAGAGTACCCACGAGAATTATTGGAAGTACTTTATTCCTCTTTAAGAAAGTATAACTTTAAATGTTTGTGTTATTTGTTTGTTAGTGGTGATATTTTTCGATTTGAAATTGTTGTTGCATTGGCTTTATTAAAGAGATTTATTATAAAGAAAGATAGACTATTATGA
- the ftsH gene encoding ATP-dependent zinc metalloprotease FtsH produces the protein MENKNDMFNKTPKSGKPKMFRFNLYWMYGLIFIMLVALYMTNDSSGTKELGWTEFQKLAQENVFDKMTVYNKKNLVEATVKNGKTEQVFGNMDVSKIGVSPKVYVKIPSADKFSDFYDKAVADSHIDTQVRFEEGDDAIWNFLVSFGPIILLIGVWMFLMRRMSGGTGAGPGGVFSVGKAKAQLFDKDNDRKVTFKDVAGLAEAKQEVEEIVSFLKNPEKYTELGGKIPKGALLVGPPGTGKTLLAKAVAGEANVPFFSLSGSDFVEMFVGVGASRVRDLFRQAKEKSPCIVFIDEIDAVGRARGKNANMNSNDERENTLNQLLTEMDGFGSNSGVIILAATNRADILDKALLRAGRFDRQIHVELPDLNERKEIFGVHLRPIKIDESVDAEFLARQTPGFSGADIANVCNEAALIAARNGKKFVQKEDFMNAVDRIVGGLEKRSKITTEEERKCIANHEAGHATLSWLLEHANPLVKVTIVPRGKALGAAWYLPEERQITTREQLQDEMCATLGGRAAEELVLGKISTGASNDLERVTKQAYAMVVYFGMSDKLPNLNYYDSTGQDWGFTKPYSEETAKLIDTEVQKIINEQYDRAKRILSENKEGHSKLAQVLLDREVIYSEDVEHIFGKRAWISRSQEILELQEKANGKNKENADKEAEADATTENVTDTPTEENKTGKIA, from the coding sequence ATGGAAAATAAAAACGACATGTTTAATAAAACACCGAAGAGCGGGAAACCTAAGATGTTCCGCTTTAATTTGTATTGGATGTACGGGTTGATCTTCATCATGCTTGTTGCCCTATACATGACAAATGATTCTTCGGGAACGAAAGAGCTAGGCTGGACAGAGTTCCAGAAACTAGCGCAGGAAAACGTATTCGACAAAATGACAGTCTACAACAAGAAGAACTTGGTGGAGGCTACAGTGAAAAATGGAAAGACTGAACAGGTCTTTGGGAATATGGACGTTTCTAAAATCGGGGTTTCTCCGAAAGTATACGTAAAGATCCCGTCGGCCGACAAGTTTTCCGATTTCTATGACAAAGCGGTAGCCGATAGTCATATCGATACACAAGTCCGGTTCGAGGAAGGCGATGACGCTATCTGGAATTTCTTGGTTTCATTCGGCCCAATTATCTTATTGATCGGTGTATGGATGTTCTTGATGAGACGTATGTCCGGTGGTACCGGCGCAGGTCCGGGTGGCGTGTTCAGCGTTGGTAAGGCAAAAGCTCAGCTTTTTGATAAAGATAATGACCGTAAGGTGACATTCAAGGATGTCGCCGGATTGGCGGAAGCGAAACAAGAGGTAGAGGAGATCGTCTCTTTCTTAAAGAATCCGGAAAAATATACCGAATTAGGAGGTAAGATACCCAAAGGTGCATTATTGGTAGGCCCTCCGGGAACCGGTAAGACATTATTGGCGAAGGCTGTTGCCGGAGAGGCTAATGTGCCGTTTTTCTCCTTGTCTGGTTCTGATTTCGTGGAGATGTTTGTCGGTGTAGGCGCCTCCCGTGTGCGTGACTTATTCCGCCAAGCGAAGGAAAAATCTCCTTGCATCGTCTTTATTGATGAGATCGATGCGGTAGGTCGTGCCCGTGGGAAGAACGCGAATATGAATAGCAACGATGAGCGTGAGAACACGTTGAACCAGTTGTTGACCGAAATGGATGGTTTCGGCTCTAACAGTGGTGTTATTATCTTAGCCGCTACAAACCGTGCGGACATTCTGGATAAAGCGTTGTTGCGTGCCGGACGTTTTGACCGACAAATCCATGTTGAATTACCGGATTTGAATGAACGTAAAGAGATATTCGGGGTGCATTTGCGTCCGATCAAGATAGATGAAAGCGTAGATGCTGAGTTCCTAGCAAGGCAGACTCCGGGCTTCTCGGGTGCTGATATCGCTAATGTTTGTAATGAGGCTGCTTTGATCGCCGCCCGTAACGGAAAGAAATTCGTACAGAAAGAAGACTTCATGAATGCGGTAGACCGTATTGTCGGTGGTCTTGAAAAACGTTCGAAGATCACGACAGAGGAAGAACGTAAATGTATCGCGAACCATGAGGCCGGTCACGCTACGTTAAGTTGGTTGTTGGAACATGCCAATCCGCTGGTTAAGGTGACAATCGTTCCCCGTGGTAAGGCATTAGGTGCGGCATGGTACTTGCCGGAAGAGAGACAGATCACCACCCGCGAGCAATTGCAGGACGAGATGTGCGCTACTTTAGGAGGACGTGCCGCAGAGGAATTAGTCTTGGGAAAAATATCCACAGGCGCATCCAACGATTTGGAACGTGTCACGAAACAAGCATATGCGATGGTCGTTTACTTCGGTATGAGCGATAAACTTCCAAACTTGAACTATTACGACTCCACCGGACAGGATTGGGGATTCACCAAGCCTTATAGTGAGGAGACTGCGAAATTGATCGATACGGAAGTACAGAAGATCATCAATGAGCAATACGACAGGGCAAAACGGATATTATCCGAGAATAAGGAAGGACATAGTAAACTTGCGCAGGTATTATTGGATCGTGAGGTAATCTACTCGGAAGATGTAGAGCATATCTTCGGGAAACGAGCCTGGATCTCCCGTTCCCAAGAGATTCTGGAGTTGCAGGAAAAGGCTAACGGAAAGAACAAGGAGAATGCGGATAAGGAGGCGGAAGCGGACGCAACAACGGAAAACGTAACCGATACTCCTACCGAAGAAAACAAGACAGGGAAAATAGCTTGA
- a CDS encoding polysaccharide pyruvyl transferase family protein, with protein MIDYKWLKYKIMDFQEKIEELRKIIKDNIEPLITSDYVHLDNPYHGNIGDILIWEGERQFLSSIKYKCLQSSSNSWCENYLHPETVILFNGGGNFGDLYRECQDFRLRVIEQFPNNRIIMFPQSIWYEDESLIAKDAAVMARHNDLTLCARDKWSYNFLKEHFGKNKILLVPDMAFYISDEYLNKYRECVFWGQKLYLRRIDKEMDFSTILDDLRGFDIRDWPSLERRPICLLILRIMKRAAYYLQKITCLTVLQRFVNRLADEYAIRIVRPYLLKRGCDFISPYSEVITTRLHGLILSILFHKPVYYINNTTGKLSAYVDTWHLQDILEVSPYVDKILEKHVD; from the coding sequence ATGATTGATTATAAATGGCTTAAATATAAAATAATGGATTTTCAGGAAAAGATAGAAGAATTAAGGAAGATAATAAAAGATAATATAGAACCTTTAATAACATCAGATTATGTACATTTAGATAATCCTTATCATGGTAATATAGGAGATATATTGATATGGGAAGGTGAAAGGCAGTTTTTATCTTCTATAAAATATAAGTGTTTGCAGTCTTCGTCAAATTCATGGTGTGAAAATTACCTCCACCCCGAAACCGTTATACTGTTTAATGGTGGAGGTAATTTTGGTGATTTGTATAGGGAGTGTCAAGATTTCCGTTTGAGAGTAATAGAACAGTTCCCAAATAATCGGATCATAATGTTTCCTCAGTCTATTTGGTATGAGGATGAATCTTTAATAGCGAAAGATGCGGCAGTCATGGCTCGTCATAATGATTTGACATTGTGTGCGCGTGATAAATGGAGTTATAACTTTTTGAAAGAGCATTTTGGAAAGAATAAGATTTTGTTAGTTCCAGATATGGCTTTTTATATATCTGATGAATATTTGAATAAATACAGAGAATGTGTTTTTTGGGGGCAAAAACTTTATCTGAGGCGTATTGATAAGGAAATGGATTTTTCTACCATATTGGATGATTTGAGAGGTTTTGATATACGTGACTGGCCCTCATTAGAAAGAAGACCAATTTGCTTATTGATTTTGAGGATAATGAAAAGAGCTGCTTATTACTTGCAAAAAATAACTTGTTTAACTGTTTTGCAAAGATTTGTTAACCGTCTGGCTGATGAATATGCTATCCGTATTGTTCGTCCTTATCTTCTAAAGAGAGGTTGTGATTTTATTTCCCCTTACTCGGAAGTAATAACGACTCGTTTGCATGGGTTAATTTTATCTATTTTATTTCATAAGCCAGTTTATTATATAAATAATACGACAGGCAAATTATCAGCTTATGTGGATACATGGCATTTGCAGGATATTTTAGAAGTATCTCCTTATGTGGATAAAATATTAGAAAAGCATGTTGATTAG
- a CDS encoding UpxY family transcription antiterminator yields the protein MEYPLTDDWFVLRDLTRPNAKRPAYRLLEEKGIEIFTPMRWRLVERKGKRIREEVPLLHDLLFAHTTRTCMDPIVEEISTLQYRYLRGGYRKPMTVGHAEMNRFICAVHSDDSPRYFLVEELTPAMYGRMIRIEGGPLDGYEGRLLSIRGTRVKRLIVEIPGLLVAAVEVDPKYIRLL from the coding sequence ATGGAATATCCTTTAACAGACGATTGGTTCGTATTGCGAGACTTGACCCGTCCCAATGCTAAACGCCCGGCCTATAGGTTGCTAGAGGAAAAGGGTATTGAGATTTTCACTCCTATGCGTTGGCGGTTGGTCGAGAGGAAGGGTAAGCGGATTCGTGAGGAGGTTCCTCTTCTGCACGATTTACTTTTTGCCCATACTACCCGTACCTGTATGGATCCAATCGTAGAAGAGATCAGTACCCTCCAATATCGTTATTTGCGTGGTGGCTACCGTAAGCCGATGACGGTAGGCCATGCGGAGATGAACCGTTTTATCTGTGCTGTCCATTCCGATGATTCCCCACGTTATTTCTTGGTGGAAGAATTAACTCCTGCGATGTACGGTCGCATGATCCGCATCGAGGGTGGTCCACTGGATGGCTACGAGGGTCGTTTACTCTCTATACGAGGGACCCGTGTGAAACGTTTGATCGTAGAGATACCAGGTCTGTTGGTTGCTGCTGTAGAGGTCGATCCTAAATATATTCGGTTACTATAA
- the rsfS gene encoding ribosome silencing factor, producing the protein MDQTKELVKTIVEGLQEKRGKNIVTVDLSQTSGAICQYMVICEGNTPTQVSALSDSVWDFARKNANEKPLSIDGTQGAQWIGMDYGTVLVHIFLPEQRAFYNLENLWADSKVIQVPNID; encoded by the coding sequence ATGGATCAAACAAAAGAATTAGTAAAAACGATTGTTGAAGGCCTTCAAGAAAAAAGAGGCAAAAATATTGTAACAGTAGATTTAAGCCAGACTTCTGGTGCCATTTGTCAATATATGGTTATTTGTGAGGGAAACACTCCTACCCAAGTTTCTGCTTTATCCGATTCCGTATGGGATTTCGCACGCAAGAATGCAAATGAGAAGCCTTTGTCTATTGACGGTACACAGGGCGCTCAATGGATCGGCATGGATTATGGCACGGTTCTTGTACATATATTCTTGCCGGAACAACGTGCATTTTATAACTTGGAGAACCTTTGGGCAGACTCGAAGGTTATACAAGTACCTAACATTGATTAA
- a CDS encoding ABC transporter ATP-binding protein, giving the protein MNFLETENVVKQYAGHLALNKVSIQVPQGTIFGLLGPNGAGKTTLIRIINRITAPDSGIVRFNGHESSPEDIYQIGYLPEERGLYKKMKVGEQAIYLAQLKGLSYPEARSRLTRWFEKFDIMPWWNRKLEELSKGMQQKVQFIITVIHEPELLIFDEPFSGFDPVNADRLKQEILELKAAGHTIIFSTHNMSSVEEICDEIALINRSEVVLSGNVKEVRERFKSNTYILNVRKETGGIEELRIRKEENISNSDWLTRLASQYEILSFTEEIPSMNDIFINTVSGTNTSKV; this is encoded by the coding sequence ATGAATTTCCTTGAGACAGAAAACGTGGTAAAACAGTACGCCGGGCATCTGGCGCTGAACAAGGTAAGTATCCAAGTTCCTCAAGGAACAATCTTTGGATTACTGGGGCCTAACGGAGCGGGCAAGACGACCTTGATCCGGATCATCAACCGGATTACGGCACCGGATAGCGGAATCGTTCGCTTCAACGGCCATGAATCCAGCCCGGAAGACATCTACCAGATCGGTTATTTGCCGGAAGAGAGAGGGTTGTATAAAAAGATGAAAGTCGGGGAGCAGGCGATCTATCTGGCACAATTGAAAGGTCTCTCCTACCCAGAGGCACGCAGTCGTTTGACCCGTTGGTTCGAGAAATTTGACATCATGCCTTGGTGGAATCGCAAACTGGAAGAGCTGTCGAAAGGTATGCAGCAGAAAGTACAGTTCATCATTACCGTGATACACGAACCCGAGCTATTGATCTTTGACGAGCCATTTAGCGGATTCGATCCGGTCAACGCCGATCGCCTTAAACAAGAGATATTGGAATTGAAGGCAGCCGGACATACCATTATATTCTCAACTCACAACATGTCCTCCGTTGAGGAGATTTGTGACGAGATTGCTTTAATCAATCGCTCTGAGGTCGTCCTGTCCGGCAATGTCAAGGAGGTACGGGAACGGTTTAAGAGTAATACCTATATATTAAATGTACGCAAGGAGACTGGAGGTATTGAGGAGTTAAGGATACGCAAGGAAGAAAATATCAGTAACTCCGATTGGCTTACCCGGCTGGCGTCCCAATATGAGATTCTTTCCTTCACGGAGGAGATCCCTTCTATGAATGACATTTTTATCAACACCGTTTCCGGTACAAACACATCAAAGGTATGA
- the dnaG gene encoding DNA primase: MIDQPTIDRILDAANIVDVVSEFVTLRKRGINYVGLCPFHSDKSPSFYVSPSKNICKCFACGEGGTAVHFIMKHEQLSYFDALRFLAKKYNIEIQERELTEKEKQIRSDRESMLIVNSWAGQYFSTLLHEHVEGKSVGMRYFAERGLREDIIRKFQLGYSLDQRDALYKTAIKAGYKKEFLEKTGLVIAYDNGNVNDRFRGRVIFPVHTLSGKVVAFGGRVLKKDEKTAKYVNSPESEIYHKSNELYGIYFAKQAIMKQDRCFLVEGYMDVIGMHQVGVENVVASSGTALTQGQIRLIHRFTNNITVLYDGDAAGIKAALRGIDMLLEEGMNVKVVLLPAGEDPDSFARSHSASEFAEFISQNETDFIRFKTKLLLAEAGGDPIKRSALISDIIRTVAIIPDNIARSVYIRECSTTMEIDEQVLLNEVNKIRLNKEENQAAKSVRNTPPVQSPVNTIPEYPDFPGYQPYTPEEANTLPPENIPPPPPEDYIPEEEAGPPPTPPYEVPTAPNIQVQPKRSPFEAYELALLRYIVRYGERVLYDYVDEETNEHVIMRVADYIRFDLERDDLTFYTPTFKQMLDEAAEHCQNEGFMATRYFLAHPDPNISRLAANLISDKYQLSKYHTKFRELEQEEDKLDYLVPREIYSMKDAYILYKIKDIQAKIKEAQNKGDMELIFDLMKQNAHLNEIKNVLCKELGERIVLKM, translated from the coding sequence ATGATCGATCAACCTACCATAGACCGGATATTGGACGCGGCGAACATCGTGGATGTTGTCTCTGAATTCGTGACTCTTCGGAAACGAGGGATCAACTATGTAGGATTATGCCCATTTCATTCGGACAAATCACCGTCTTTTTACGTATCCCCCTCAAAGAATATCTGTAAGTGTTTCGCTTGCGGAGAAGGTGGAACCGCCGTTCACTTCATCATGAAGCATGAGCAACTCAGCTATTTCGACGCTTTACGCTTTCTGGCGAAAAAATACAATATAGAGATACAGGAACGGGAACTTACCGAGAAAGAGAAACAAATCCGTAGCGACCGGGAAAGTATGCTTATCGTCAATAGTTGGGCGGGACAATACTTCTCTACTTTATTACATGAGCATGTTGAAGGGAAAAGCGTAGGTATGCGTTACTTTGCCGAGCGAGGATTGAGGGAAGATATCATCCGTAAATTCCAGCTCGGGTATAGCTTGGACCAGCGGGATGCTTTATACAAAACCGCTATAAAAGCAGGTTATAAAAAGGAATTCCTCGAGAAAACCGGTTTAGTTATCGCTTATGATAATGGAAACGTGAACGATCGTTTTCGGGGACGTGTCATCTTTCCCGTCCATACGCTAAGCGGAAAGGTCGTGGCATTCGGCGGACGTGTATTGAAAAAGGACGAGAAGACCGCGAAGTACGTAAACTCTCCCGAAAGCGAGATTTATCATAAGAGTAACGAGCTTTACGGCATCTATTTCGCCAAGCAAGCAATCATGAAACAGGATCGCTGTTTCTTGGTGGAAGGATATATGGACGTGATCGGTATGCACCAAGTGGGCGTAGAAAACGTGGTTGCCTCCTCGGGTACGGCGCTCACGCAAGGGCAAATCCGGCTCATACATCGTTTCACGAATAATATCACGGTATTATACGATGGAGACGCCGCCGGAATCAAAGCGGCCCTCCGGGGTATCGATATGTTATTGGAAGAAGGGATGAACGTCAAGGTCGTGCTTCTTCCGGCGGGAGAAGATCCGGACTCGTTTGCCCGTAGCCATAGCGCGAGCGAGTTCGCAGAGTTTATCAGCCAGAACGAGACGGATTTCATCCGTTTCAAGACAAAGTTACTATTGGCGGAAGCGGGGGGCGATCCGATCAAACGTTCCGCCCTGATCTCGGATATTATCCGTACGGTAGCGATCATACCTGATAATATCGCTCGCTCCGTGTATATCCGGGAATGTAGTACGACCATGGAGATAGACGAGCAAGTCTTACTCAACGAGGTCAATAAGATCCGTCTCAACAAGGAAGAGAACCAAGCGGCTAAATCCGTAAGGAATACACCGCCCGTTCAATCTCCCGTCAATACGATTCCGGAGTATCCGGATTTCCCCGGCTACCAACCGTATACACCGGAAGAGGCGAATACCCTTCCTCCGGAAAATATTCCGCCTCCACCGCCCGAGGACTATATTCCGGAAGAGGAAGCGGGTCCGCCCCCTACTCCTCCATACGAGGTTCCGACGGCTCCCAACATACAGGTCCAACCGAAACGCTCTCCTTTCGAGGCTTACGAATTGGCTCTTTTACGCTATATCGTACGATACGGCGAACGTGTCCTCTATGACTACGTAGATGAGGAGACCAACGAGCATGTTATCATGCGGGTCGCCGATTATATCCGTTTCGATCTGGAACGTGATGACCTTACGTTTTATACGCCGACCTTCAAGCAAATGTTGGACGAGGCTGCCGAGCATTGCCAGAACGAGGGTTTTATGGCCACTCGTTATTTCCTTGCCCATCCGGACCCGAACATCAGCCGGCTTGCCGCCAACCTTATCAGCGATAAGTACCAGCTTAGTAAATATCATACGAAGTTCAGGGAACTGGAGCAAGAAGAAGATAAATTGGATTACTTGGTACCCCGGGAAATCTATTCTATGAAAGATGCCTATATCCTCTATAAGATAAAGGATATCCAAGCGAAAATCAAAGAGGCTCAAAACAAGGGAGACATGGAGCTGATCTTTGATTTAATGAAACAGAATGCCCACCTCAACGAGATCAAGAACGTGCTCTGCAAAGAGCTGGGTGAGCGTATCGTATTAAAAATGTAA